caaccacccagaatacCTAAGCAACAATGCAACAATAGTTTTGCAGGAGCAAGCCCACTCGCGTGTTTTATGTCATTACCATTAAGAAACACTAATTTTGGAGATGCTGGTAAACAAGGAAAATTCCTCAGGATTCCTCTTTAATGAAATTCATTCAAGAAAGCATCAGAGCCGATGAGAACACCAGACTTGGGCATTACCATTACTGCTGACAGGAGCTTTAATTTGGCTCTGAGCATTTTGGGTACTGGTTTACCGGCGGCAGCAGAACCCTCTTAGTCATGTATCTATGACGCTTTACTAGTCAAGCTGAAGTGCACAAGCGCTCTATATTTTTACATGCCTTCATTTCTCTGCAGATAAAAAAGGGAAGTCTGGGGAACAGTTTGGAGCTGCTTGTGTAACACATGGTGTCCCTGGAATTCTGTTTGCTTTAGATAAAAGgacttaaattattatttttacacaagGCTGACTGTGTGTTAAAAACTGTATATAAAAAGAGCATTTACTTTTAGCTGGTCCTTTCTGATAATGGATGTTGACTAGGACTGCACAATATATCGGCATCGCAATGTGCGCATGTGCAAAAATCACAGTGCAGAACATGcagagcatttttttaaaaggaacACTATATGTTTTCCAGGAAATCCCACTAATGAATAGATTTAATAGGGAGTGGCACAGTGGCTCAATGGGTGGCACTGTTCCCTTAGGTTTCCGGTTCGAGCCCCGGATAGATCAGGTGACCTTTCTGTGTGGAGCTTGCATGTTTCTCTGTGTCAGCTTGGCTCTTACTCTGGATACTCtagtttcctcccacaggccaaaaacatgcaagtttgatgaattggagataccaaattaACCCTCCACCAACTTGTGTGTGGATTAACAGATTCTTGCttccatgaatatagccatagatgctggaatggcataaagaagaaaaaatagcaaaaaccacagatttgttgttgtttccCAAGGCACTCAGTTTTGTAGGCTGCGTTGATCTTTGAGGCAGCTTGGCGTACACATGGTTTAGAAGATGACACGCCTAAATCTCAGTagagttgtttgtattcttcATAGATCAGTAGAAAGCTTTGTTCCCTGGGGCAAGAGACTAGAGAGTCGACACAGTGTGTAAGTATCAGCCGAAGTCATCCCTCACTTGTTTTGGTGCACTGCAGTGCGTATCATTACAAGTGCATTTGCTTCAGAGGGAGgattgtttaatattaaaatgtacttGTGCAGTGCGTTGCACAATACATATTGTTCAAAATCATCAGCTTTTTGAAAGAATGGTGTCTTACAATTCCAACATGCGAAGATAAGCACAATATAAGATGTGTAAATAAATGAGGAAGAATCGAGGAACCAAGACTGTGAGATGTTTAAAGGAAGGATTTCAATAGTTTCAAACAAAGCATCTGTTTAATGATTTCAGATGATTGATGCAAGGAAAATAACTTCAGTCTGATCTTCAGAGTTGGTCTCTATCACAAGAGTAGCCATATAGCAAAACAGCACAATTTGTGTCATGACACTGCTAGTGGTTTTCCTTGTCACATGAACATTCTGACTCAGTGAAACTCCAAAGTAGGAAGCGTAACGAAATGGGGAAGGTGTGGTGATCATATCAtgcacactttttaaaaaaattatattttacgcCTTTATTTGGAAAGTATAATTGAGAATTTACAGAAAAGTGTTGGGTGGAGATAGGGGAGCAGAATCGGCAAAGGACCGCAGAGACTGGAACTACAGGCCTATCGGTGCCCACCTTGCTGTTTACTGATCAAGTCCACACTGGAAAATATAGGCATTAAAATGCAGGAGTGAACTCTTGATGGTTGACATTTTAGCATCTCAGGCCTGTAAACAACACACATGGATGCCAACAGTCGAAGCTATTTGTAGTAGCTATTTTTGACTGGTATCCAGAGATGTGTTGCCATTGACAGACAACATAAACTGTtgcttttaaactgcattaactAAAAATGAATCATAAATCAGCCTTTAAATCCTTAACAGTTAATTTGATTGTTATTTCCCGTAAACAATATGTTACCAAGTCTAAGGTCACATTGAAGATTGAAATAAACTAGAAATCGATCAAACTTTGACTTTGAACttaatctcattattagattataagactttagcttggatttcacagacagggtcacattgtTGTATCAGACTGCACAAGCTTAGGTTGAAATATTCCACTTGAAGTGCTGATTTCACAAGACCTTAGTCAGCATGTTTCTCTGTCTATATGGACACACTTTAGTAAGTCCTCTCTGACCCGTGCACTGGGGTTTTATCAGCCCAATCGTGGCATGCAACCTTTGCTCAGGATGTTTGCCTGTTTCCTATCGACATGTGACTTCCCTCTAATGAAGTGAGCTTTGTCAGCAGTATGAAGTGACTGAGTTCACAGGAGATTTTGCTGATGCTCTTTAGGATTTAATATTGGTTGGCTTATTACACAAGACTTAAGGTCGTTCTGCTACTGAACGTAAGATTTGTAGCGGATTTTATGTCTTGAATTGTAAAACGTGCCATTAACTTATGCTATTGGTGTTCAAAACATTTATAGGTTGTGGGTTATTTTGAAAATGATTTGAGTTTTAATGAATATAGGTTGATTGAACTTTGCCCAAAACTATAttgtatagagacagagcgcaacgCGTCATAATCTGAAAACCACGCTCACCCGGGGGAAAaacaatccatccgtctccattgactttgtattgcgagaggctgcctccttgtcatttctggcttataacaaaaacagaattatgcctaaaagctgctgtgtgacagggtgTACAGCTAAAaagccaaaaaacacagaaataagttttataagctgtcgacccccaaaaaacttgtgtttaaagacacaaaagtggatacaggcaacttttcatagtaatactattagtagaactgtgCCCACTAGAGAGAAACGTAGTctgcgatccactttattctccttaaaggctgagttttacagctcgacagcttataaaaacttatttctgggttttttggcttgttagctgtacatcttgtcacacagcagcttttaggaattattctgttttttgttataagccagaaatgacaatgaggcggcctctcgcaatacaaagtcaatagagacggatggattgtttcacccccggtgggcgtggttttcaaattagcataactgcgctctgtctctatggctTTGGAATACCCGGAATACAGAATGTATGTTTTTGATCACTTAATGAaagcactgtaaaaattccttgttgcacttacatttttaagtttaacttGAATGTACGATTTATTTCAATTTTCTTATAGTGAGaaattgctataaattataaaaataaagttaaattaacttaaaggggacatttcacaattttttttaaatgaaaaataaatatttggtctCGTCAGAGTACGtgtgtgaagtttcagctcagaATATCATATGGATAGCATGTTGAAATTGCCACAAAAATGTcatgtttttgggtgtgtccctttaaatgcaaatgagctgataaaatgcaaacactgatcgccatgatggtggtttgttaaaattgaaactcaattacgctgtcaattattttctctctgtctctctctgcaatAAATGTGGCTGGATAGTGCAAATAAAGGGGtgctattattataataagatccccttatgacatcacaaggggagccaaatttcaatgagctattttttcacatgcttgtagagaatggtttaccaaaactaagttactgggttgatctttttcacattttctaggttgatagaagcacaggggacccaattatagcacttaaacatggaaaaagtcagattttcatgataggTCCTCTTTAAGccaattaaatgttatttttatcaATTATAGCAActtctcactagtcaagaaattttaaattaattgtaaataattgtaaaaaaaaaatttttactttGTATGGGCTCTCTGACATATGTGTTTACATTCTCCATACACTGGAAGCCCCCTAGCAGACATTATATTACCTGTGTCAGATGAAAACACATTTGTACCCAAAACAGGTTTGACCAGAGTATTAAGAAAATCACACACTGACAGATTCCTCCATCTGTATGTGTGATGCTTGTGTTTAGGACATTGAGATTGTATTGAGTCAGATATTACTTTTGCACTCTTGCATCTAATGTTCCCAAACAGGCGCTATATTTAGTTACACTGGATTGAATTAAGCACAAACACATCCGAGCAAACAGGTGTTTCAGGACTACTATCCTGTGGAAAATCCATAAGATCAGGAAACACTAAAGCACTCTGCGTGATTGGAtctccataatttgattttcccAGAGCTGGAACTCCCAGTTTGTCCTGCTATCTTATTCCTTGGACTAATGGACTCAGTCATAATACCATTTCACCTTCCCTGTCACTCTCACTTTGATTTTTACTACTACACTACACACACTTAAATCTAAAGCAATGTACTGTCTGTTGTACTTTTTACTGTTCTTAGTAACATTTTTAATAGACACATTGTTGTGGTTTACTTGCAGGGCAGCATAACGGTGTAATTTTTTGAACTTAGTAAGCAGACGTATACAGTATGTACTCTGTTCCTGTAGTTTAACCAGTAACATCAGGGCATTGGTTCAAATAGCTTAACTTTTAATAGGCCGATTTTAAGGGAATTTAAGGCATCTCCTAGTGAGTTAATTTAagcattaaattaatattaacttAAAAGCAATGGTCGTAGTTTACTGTAATTCACTTTAGTTTGTTAtgcacaatataacattatAATGTATTTGTCATATAAACTTAATTAAAAGatcatatataaaataaaagtaatatttgtgtaaaataataCATCAACCTTAGATGTAAGGTCCTTCTGTAGGCCATACTCATTGATCTATCACACTGAAAACTTGACAAAGGCATGACGAGTTGTGGTCCAGCTTGGTCCAAGTTTTTGTGTTTCCTTTAATCTCAAAAACAACAACCAGGAGATCTAAACTGTTTATGAATTGTGCTGAAAATGTTAGGTGTGTCTGAGTAAAGTGGTCAAGATAATTCCTGACAAAATTCATCTCATTCTTTGCTTTCAAAACATGCTTTTGACATAACATACTGTGCatttctgcctgtctgtctctctttctttctttctgtctgtctatctacctttcgatctgtctgtctctgtctctccGTCCATCCatttgtctgtgtctgtctataTTTCTGTCTATGTGATAACATTCATAGTCCAATGAAAGTGGCTAAACATCTATCAACTCAAGGGCACAGTGGATTTCATGACATCATAAAACAGCATACCTCATCACAATATCTGGTTGACACCAGATTGTGCCAGTCTTGAAAACCTGACGTCAACCCATTATCAAATTTCAACTCGTATAACATGCAATTTTAGTCATAAATGCTATAATCTTTGTCCCGACCTTTGATGATGCATGCATTTTCATTGGCTGAACATCAAGACACACTACACTGGAGCATCCCTGCTCATTAGGTCGTAAAAGTAAAATCTGGCATTCCTTTATATTGCGATTAAGATCATTATCTCTTGCCCTTTAGAGCCACAGCTGTGTCTCTGAAATCAGTGACAGAAAGGGAATGACACACCAAATGAATCCTCATAGTCATGCGTAATGTTCCAGGGAAGGCATTCAGAAAGACATAACAGCAatttatacatacatacatgtttCTTTAGTACTTTATAAACAAGCCCCCTCATCAGACAACATAACCATGCCAACCTTGTAAGTTATCACTAGGTCCATTTCCCATCATTGCAGGATTTAATGAAGTGTTCAAATGTGAACTCTTAATGATTAACCCAAAACAGATGTCCTTATTGAACTGTTAGCCTGGACAAGAACTAATTTGTTACAAGTTTCACATTGGACACTGTCTTACAGTATGCATACATGATTTAGTGAATTATTGGTATCTTAAAGGCGTTCTGGGTTGTGATACTTTGTTTAATGTGCTCTGTTTTCATTCCCAGGCCGCCATGCAGACGTTTGACAGCAAAGGACAGGAGATCTACACCAACGGCAGCGCCAGCCACGTCAACGGCAAAGATGTACCTAAGATGCGAGAGGTGGCCTTTGAGAAAAATTCCTCTGAACCACTGGtattaaattttattaatttaaaaaattttggtattaaaatgcacaaacaaacaacactgaattgttttcattttgatCAATTGTATTTTGCTCAATTAGAGATTTAATATAATTCATATAATTGTAAACAATGAATTatagtacagtagtgtttctgtAACTCaactggcaaagtgtgatactAGTAATGGCAGGTTCATATGTCCTTTTGGGAATGTTTGAagctaatatatatttttttaattattgtcaCTGTGTTTAAATCTTAATGGTGCTTGCTTAATAAAGGTTTAATTTTATCAAAGTAAAATATTTCTTATACAATTAGAAATAAAATCTACAGATATTTTTTTGAGATTCACCTGTGTATTGTGTACTAAATataaaatcaatgtctttgaaCAGAGaaaatatacagtaaagtactgTAAATGCTGTAtgtgttttgtgtctgtgtaGGGTGTAACgcttaaattaaatgaaaaacagagGTGTACAGTGGCGAGAATTTTACATGGAGGCATGATACACAAACAAGGTAGGGTGGATTCCTTTAAgatgatttttaaatattattgagTTGCCATATACTGTATTTTCATATACCGTACTGTCAGTGAAATGAAATGTCTTTTGGACAGGTTCTTTGCATGAAGGAGATGAAATCGCAGAGATCAATGGGAAAAGTGTGGCTAATCAAAGTGTAGATCAGTTGCAGAAGATTCTGGTGAGTTTTTATGACACAAACCGTTGTTCACTGTGCACAGTTAATAACTACAGCAATGTTACTAGCTTAAAGGCACAATTTTTACATTGAAATATCCAAAAACTACTATCaaagttttatataaaaaagtgGTACTTAACGTTATcccaacattttttaactttaaagttaaaaaaaaaattgacaccAGGTCATAGGGTTGTCAGTGGTGTCAtaagctgggtttccatcacactgattttatgtgcattttgacaTATCGCATTGAACTATCCCATAATATGTTGCATTGGGAAATGtatatacactagtcaacatttaaaggaacagtatgtaagaaatgtatatcaattaatcataaaatggcactgatatatcactagacattaagaaataattttcatttcaaatacttatatcactgataACAGtggttgcagccctcaactgatgtttatgttgtcattttgtgtattggccaccagttgtgtgattgcagtaccagttttagccacaagttttgtgattgcagtaccagttttggccacagtcctatatactgttcctttaaagtggatcaaaaaagttacattttaagacaacttttataaaaaaaagttttgatgcacttcaaatgttgactagtgtatataGCCGCAGAAAAAATTAGGAGACCACTTCaagattattttcagtttttctaGATGTATACCGTAtgttccggactataagtcgcttcaaagtataagtcgcatcagtcaaaaatgcgttttgaagaggaaaaaacataaataagtcACACTGGACTATAAATCGCGTttattagaaaatgatttcacaaaatccaagccgaagaacagacatttaatctggaaaggcaagttattcaacttaacaatagcacacagaacagcaggcggaataggtgtccgtacatgttaaagtaacataaaccgTTATTTAccacgatacacaatagcatacaggacatacctgggaggctgaataggctaaattaacacaacaagctaaatcaagttcaaaaaggtcccgaagtcattcTGCATcacattgaattacataaatacaggagcagcacaGAGCGGACTCTCACGGatgtagacggtaatggtttcgcttggttcatatgaaatgattttgacatataagtcgcacctaaCTTTAAGTTCCAGTACCCGCCAACAAATGAAtaaagtgcgacttatagtccggaaaatacagtattttgagtatgtgtgtttttgtttcattctgCCAACTACTGACAAGttcctaataaaaataatgtttttatttgtatttatttactgaaaataGAACATGgtccaaaaaacaaaaaaagatacaGTGGTTTTCGATCTTAAATATATGAATATTATAcagttaatatatttatttattgttcattttaaatgataaatagTATTTGTGCTGTAAAGCTACAGTTTCAAGGCAGTTTCCCCAACAATGACAtatgtttttcatgttttctaccTTTACAGAAAGACACAAATGGTGTTGTTACATTAAAAATCATTGCTAATCAGCAAGGTCGCACTTTGCCATGTGAGGTGAGttaaaaagcttattttattttgctttgatttggcttttattttgtttacaatCTACTAGACTCGCTCTGTCCTTTAATCATTAAATACGATTTATAAGTATGATTTGattattttctgtgtttgtctgctcTATTCTGTATCCTTGATTTAAAAGGTTTGTGGTTTGGGAATCTTCAATGAAAGAGACAGGTGACTGTTTAACCATCAATAACAACTAACTGTGTAGTATCTCTATTCTCATTAGAGGAAATAACTTAAAACCTGATGTGTTTCTTTTGCCATCTGCTGGTCACATGATGACAGAGtgcaataaaaaatgaatttaaaacTATAGAGCACTGTGTAATAAACTAGGCTACACAAATAACCACACACGCTACTAAAGTCAGAAATCCATCTAGATCCATAATAGCTGTAGATTTGGACACAAACTAGTGGTCACGTGACTGTCTAATTGTTCGATGTTTTAattcaaaattaaaattttcagaAGATGGTGCCATGTTTCTTATcaatcttttttcttttgacCAACTGAACCAGACCCTTTGAAACAGAATGCAGTGACTGGTTAATAAATCTTCATTAAATTATACCAATATGATTCAATGCAGATGTACATGAGAGCACAGTTTGACTACGACCCTGTCAAAGACGACCTCATCCCGTGCAAAGAAGCCGGCTTGAAATTTCAAACAGGTGACATCATTCAAATTATCAATAAGAAGGATCCAAACTGGTGGCAAGGAAGGGTTGACAGCTCCTCTTCGGACTTTGCAGGAATCATACCTTCTCCAGAACTTCAGGAATGGTATGCCGTTTTCATATGTGTAATGGCCATTATGAATTAATGTATTTAGTGTAAGCTTATGAATTCTGTGATCTATTAAGGCGAGTAGCAAGCAAGAGTAAAGCAAAACGGGAAGCCGGTCAGTCCTGCAGTCCATTTGGCAAGAAGAAGAAATGCAAAGACAAGTACCTCGCCAAACACAGCTCGAGTTAGTAAAACACCTCTTAACACtcttttcactttaaaactgcattgaaaTACACTGTGTTGTAATCTGTAGATCACATCAGCTTAATGCGTTGTTTCCTTTCCAGTATTTGACCAGCTTGATGTCATATCCTATGAAGAGGTCGTcagacttcctgctttcaatagAAAAACTTTGGTTCTCATTGGTAAGCACTGTTATACCTATCAAAAACATGTTTGGGTAATACTTAGATTCAGTTATAAATAGTTTGAATCCATTATATTGGATAAAGTATCAGAATCAAACACTAACTCAATATttggaaaatgataaaaaattaaagttacAGTCCAAAATTTGCTCTTTTCTAATTTAGGTGCACCTGGAGTTGGAAGGAGCCACATTAAAAATTCCCTGCTGAGCAAATATCCTGAGAAGTTTGCCTACCCTGCTCCACGTATGTACAGTCCAATGCTCATTCTTTAAGTAGGGACGTTATGAAAACAACAGAAGGTTGATATGTTAAAGATCACCTGATTTGAGGCCACCTcgagcccacctctgcaagccggcCATGGCACAATTAACCAAACCGTGCCAAGGCACGGTACAAAGCGCAGTATGGATAGTGTGAATGCGCCCTAATATGTTGTTTGAACATAATTGTGGATTTACACAACCACTCTGTAATAATAAATATCTGCCCACTTTTTTTTCAAATCCCTGTAAAACCTCAACAGTCTCATAAAACAAGCTGTTTTTTTAAGCAAACTGATGTCATTTTACGCTGCAGGCCCCGCCCACAAACATCCAAAGACCACAGATAGGTCAAAACTgctattttaaaggaaaacaccaccctttttcaatattttactatgttcttacttcaacttggacgaattaatgcatacctatcttttttcaatgcgagCACTTCATGTTTGCACAGCGCcttgtaaatgtgttagcatttagccaagcctcattcattccttaggatccaaacagggatgaatttagaagccaccaaacacttccatgttttccctatttaaagacatgagtagttacacgagtaagtatggtggcacaaaataaaatgtggcgatttttatgatatgtatgtattaatttgtctgagtTGGGGTAGGAACATAGTGGGatgttgaaaaacggtggtgttttcctttttaATCTTCTTAACATAATTCATTACCACATATGTATTATGAGAACTAAGCATTATTAAAAATGGTGCATGTTTTCTGTATAGTTAgcagcagctcatttgcatttaaagagacacacaaaaactgtattttttcctgcacacccaaaaatgggCCTTTTCAGCATGGTATAATAAGTGATCTACAGTATAGAGTATTTGGACCCAAAACTTCAAAAGCACATTTTGCAGAAAGTGTAACCCAAGACTAATATTACATCTTGAAAAATTgtcaaattaatttaaatacatACAGTAGAGAAAACTGGATCACCATTAGAGGGCATGCACACCatgcttttacgcccgcggccggtgcatgttttcaattgattccaatggaaactctgcgttttttaaataagcctGCGCGCTCCATTTTTTCCATGCTCGGCGCTGAGCATCGATAGTtaaaagagattcaactttgggtgaaaagctccgctcgtcaatgtcagttctcacacggccgtccaatcacagtggaggagtggcaggtatcacaacaaccaaccggctaacagctcaagtatcacagttagaaagcgctcggctgaaaaaccaGCTGGCACTCTgtgtcctccaggcgttttcagacgcgtttaaaagttttggtgtgcaccaCCCCTAAGACCAGTTTACAAAATTTTTCTGTCCTACACTGTTATAATTAAGGGTGCTTCAAAATGCCATAGAGCAGGTCTTCACTATTTTTTCCATGAGAGCCCCACTGATAGGTCAAAGTCAATAGGTAAAAGCCACTTTTACCATAAAGTATGAAAAGTTACATCCAGTCAAATAAATTCTTAtaatttctgtttcacaaagtgttttaaataaatggtTTCTTTCAGGAACCTTTGACCGAAATGTTCTTtcaggaaccaaaaatggttcttctatggcattatTTTTAAGGACACAGACCAATCCAGCTATAATtgattaattgtttaaaataattttgacattCAAATTTTTCAGACACCACCAGACCGCCAAAGAAGGACGAGGAGAACGGCAAAGAATATTACTTCATTTCAAATGACGAAATGACCAAATCTATTGTTGGGAATGAACTGCTTGAATACGGCAGTCATCAAGGACACATGTTTGGAACCAAAATCGAAACTCTCCACAAGATTCATGAGCAGGGAAAAATCGCTGTCCTGGATGTAGAACCTCAGGTAATAATGACTTACTGTCCAGTGTTACCCTCCCAAATGGCCATGAGCATCATGTGACAATCATCCTGTACCCAAACTACATGTTTTAGATGCATTctttgggaatcaaacccatgaccttggtgTTGCTTGAGCCATGTTGTAccagttaaaggcggagtccacgatgtttgaaaaacgctttggaaaaggagacgggccgactaccaaaacacacttatagccaatcagcagtaaggagcgtgtctactaaccgacatccttgccgagTTGCGTAtttgtggggcgggtctatcaacataaggtccagattctattggggtaggggcgtgtttgctTAGgggatttcaaatatcaacattggctttcaaacatcatggactccgcctttaagttttAGTTTGTGGGAAGTTTACAATGTTCCTCTTAAAGGGctcatattatgcaaaatctacTTTAATAAAtttgtgttggcagtgtgtgaacacaaccaccctacaataaaaaaattaaaccaaaGTAGTcttattagacatgctgttttgattctcttgttaatgtgatgtcacacaaacaaagccccctgcccacagccactgactgactaaATGAccggttaattttacccaacagcttttctaaatgtgtttgggaGCACTAATTAAAGATGCTATTGTCCCAGACTGTGTTCACAGGAATAATCTATTATTAATAATCTATATCTATTTTTAACCGaaagcagtagctcatttgcatttaaaggtacacacatgaaacAGCGTTTTTTggggcattttgcacattttgtaacaaatgatctgtggggtattttaagctaaaacttcacattcacctgagacttatattacataaaATTGGCGTAATATGTGCCTTTTAATAACTTTACTGTATATTTCTTCCTTCCAGACTCTGAAAGTGCTCAGAACGGCAGAGTTTGCTCCTCTCATGGTGTTCATTGCTCCCACCAACACCGCCAATCAGGTTAGATGTGGTTTCTGATCCCGTATCAACCTAAAACTCACTACAAAAGTCTTTTTTTGGTAATGAATTAAATGAATCCACAGCATTGTAACCCATTTTCTTTTCTACTCAACAGTCCGAGGCAGTGCAGGCCATCCAGAAGGAATCAGACAGCATTTCA
This sequence is a window from Misgurnus anguillicaudatus chromosome 9, ASM2758022v2, whole genome shotgun sequence. Protein-coding genes within it:
- the mpp1 gene encoding 55 kDa erythrocyte membrane protein codes for the protein MTLNSNKNEPAVTLERVNSARTALSDLYLEQLLQNKPKSEKAAMQTFDSKGQEIYTNGSASHVNGKDVPKMREVAFEKNSSEPLGVTLKLNEKQRCTVARILHGGMIHKQGSLHEGDEIAEINGKSVANQSVDQLQKILKDTNGVVTLKIIANQQGRTLPCEMYMRAQFDYDPVKDDLIPCKEAGLKFQTGDIIQIINKKDPNWWQGRVDSSSSDFAGIIPSPELQEWRVASKSKAKREAGQSCSPFGKKKKCKDKYLAKHSSIFDQLDVISYEEVVRLPAFNRKTLVLIGAPGVGRSHIKNSLLSKYPEKFAYPAPHTTRPPKKDEENGKEYYFISNDEMTKSIVGNELLEYGSHQGHMFGTKIETLHKIHEQGKIAVLDVEPQTLKVLRTAEFAPLMVFIAPTNTANQSEAVQAIQKESDSISSTYRHFFDVTIVNNDVDESVKGVEEAIERASSTPQWVPVSWVY